The window ATGTATAGTTATACTGGGAGACTGTAATAgctttttcaaaaaaagattAATGTCCTGtacattttgtttccaatttattttctacCTGTAGTTATCATATATGTCATctaattttagattttagaattaaaaggaaGTTTAGAAATCATTTGATttagttcttttgttttataagtgAAGATGATCAAATGCAAAGAGTAATTGTTGGTCCAATGTTGCATATGTGAGTCAGTGACAAGATAATATTAGAACCCATCATTTCGTAATGTGTGGTCCAGTGTGCTTTCTAAACCGCCAGAAAACATAGGTAGCCATGGCAAGTCACTTGCCTTTTCTCAGTTCTGTAATGAGGGCTTTGAACAAAATAATCTCAGATTTTCCAGCTCAAATGTTCTTTCCGAGGTCTCTGTATTAAAGCCTTAAGCTCACACTGGTGCAACTAACTAGGTGACTTTAATGAGTGAAAGAAAATAGACGGCCAGCTGCAGAATTAATATCTAGaagaatattaaatttattaaatatactgATTAACCTGTGTTTTAaggtaaatattaagaaaatataaacatttagtattcttttaaagattaaaaagtacTGTGAGAATCatcatttcttccctttgttATGATCACTCAACTTCTGACTGAGCAGTATTTCCCACCTAAGTTGATGAGACCCAGTTAGTGATACGATTTTCAGTATTGTGAAGCAGAACGCTTGTACttgatatttttacaaatatatatatttttaaaaagtgctgtaAATCTTCTCCCTACTATATCCACTGTGTAATTTTCACCTGTTAAATCATTTGTATTCTCAGTGGCCAATGACAATGCTCCAGAGCATGCTTTGAGACCTGGTTTCTTATCTACTTTTGCCCTTGCAACAGACCAAGGGAGCAAACTTggactttcaaaaaataaaagtatcatcTGTTACTATAATACTTACCAGGTGAGTTCATAACTATTGAATGGTTTACTGATCGCAACTTTTATTAGGTCTTCTATGTAAAATAGCTTGTGTTGTcattctacattttaattttgaaggggatggaattttaaaatcttagccTTCAAATTGGTTATGTTAAGCtatagtaattttttaatgttttacaccAGGAATTAATTAATAtggaaaaacagttttaaaagatttcataataaaatatgtgttatccTAAAAAGGGTATATTAGGTCATTATTACTTCCAGTAGATGGTGCCCTTAGTTTAACAACTGAGTTGTTAAATgacacacatttttttgttgttgttgacagataaaaaaaatttctcttgaaAGTTAAATGATaagttatttaaatttgttaCTGCTTCTAATTCCTTCATTTGATTtggaatatatatacaataatcGAGGTTATTAATTTTGGGAAGAAAATTAGTTGCTACACACCTCTTGATCACCAGTTACATTTTCTTCTCTAGAATAAATTAGTTGCTTCTGTTTTAAATCGATGTTTCCCAGAGTAAGATTTATGTACCACTGATGACACAAGtgacatctttttattttaaaagttacatattttaatgtgtattagGCAAAAGATAACCAACCTATCTAACCTTTAATTTCACTGATAAGGATTAGGTTGAAGCTaagtttttttcaaaagataGTTGATTTAAAGTtcatttgaattcatttaaattatagtGGTACACAAGAGGCAGAAAAATCATGAAGATGTATTTGAATGACTAAGAAATACTGCCTGTAGCCatttaattatcaaatatttattgaactcctacTATGTAATTGACACTCTGCTGGGCGTTAGAGATAAAACATGAAGAAGACATAGTCCCACCTTAAAAACTTTTCAGGCTAAGTGGTAGTAATGTCTCTAAGAGAAAATTAGTAACTTttatggaaatgtttattttcagctcttaaatatttcattgtgttgAGCTAGTATGTTACACATTGACCATTTACAAATTTTTGAAAGATTAAGATACTTCATTTGAATTATACTACCTTTTCATAATACAACATATTATTTAGATCCTGTTTTCTTTGTAGGTGGTTCAATTCAATCGTTTACCTTTGGTGGTGAGTTTCATAGCCAGCAGCAATGCCAATACAGGTGTGTTTTAATTACCTTAAATATAGCTTTGAATTCTTTGTAATACCATATCTGAGCAGTTTAATGTGATAGGAATAGTAGATCTAAACTCAGAAAACCTGAATTCATGGCCCAGCTCCATCATCTATTCCTTGCTCTATGGAAAAGTAACTTCTCTGAATTCTGTTTTCCATATCTGTATAATGGAGCTAATGTCTGCTTTCTCCATCTGATGGGGTTATTTTCTAGTTTATATGAAACAGTGTTTGGTAAGTGACCATTTGagatagaaaggaaaattaaatgttatcTTTACCTCTTGAATACTACATCATAACTCACATTAAAACAGCTTAAGACacaaaaaaagtagagaagaTAACCAAACAAACCACATAAAATGATCAAGGATGAGTTAAATTCCATTTAGACGAATCTATTAGAATTTTTTAAACCTTGAACTATAGTGAGCAAGATGAATGTGACAGGGAATTTAAAGAGCGTGAATGGGATTCACATATCCATGTCTTCTTAAGGGTTGAAGAGTTTGAGAACAAACACTAGGAAGCTGTACTCGCTATAGAGAAGAGTAACATCCCATTATATTCAGTAGCCTTCACTGGGTATTTATgtgtaaaatggtaatattcagttgaattgtaatttctttttttattctgtttggaTAAAgtggaatttctttaaaaatctgtctcCTTCAGATTTGACTGCTATTTAGAACTGTTTGTTATACattccttttctgtgttttttttctttcaagtgtttTGAGCAAGTTGTATTTCCACTTGTGCCTCTGAAGCTAATCCTTAGACTGATCTTTAAAATGAGGGTTTTAGGTTTGATGATCTGTTAAGTCTTGCATTTCTGAATGTTTTGAAGCTGTAAAATACTATAtgtgaaaacactttgtaaattatataggGTACTAGTGGTGtcaatattttaagtatattaaacCTCAATTGTGATAAATCACCATCACATACTAAATCATgagtttatgttttaaattatgataatatACAGAATTATATTTTAGTACTTAGGACATTTCCTTGAGAATCCCggatgtttgttttatattctttgagAGAGAGGAAGGTCCTTATTTGTTTGGATATAAAACCAGCAGTGTCTAAGATATGTAGCCCTTCACTCTGGTAAACTAAGAAGTTAGATATGCTAATTTCTAGGCTAGGTTGTCATCCAGATTCATCATTGAGCTTCTTTTAAACATGTAAGTATACATAAACTTCATAATGAATATGGGTCTTTAGTTACTTAgatagaatattttgttttagttatgGGGAATAAATTgtatctcatttactttttagTAACTAAATTTCAACAAGAGGGAATTTAAGTCAAAGACTTTTTTCAGGAACATGTTTTCTAATGTTCtaattttcttaatctctttgtTTTAGGATTAATTGTCAGCCTAGAAAAGGAACTTGCTCCATTATTTGAAGAATTGAGACAAGTTGTGGAAGTTTCTTAATCTGACTTGGTTTTGACGTCTACCTTATCTTCATTATAATAGGCACAATATCAATCCAGCAATCTTTAGACCACAATACTTGTATCCATGTACTTAAGAAAGGGCCCCATCTTCCACCTTACACTAAAGGAAGAGCCTATAGATAGAATTTATGGGTAGATTGATTATCTTTTCTTGTACAGGCTCTTATTTACTGAGATCTGGGGATACCGCAGAAATGGTTCTATCACAGCTCCCATGGAGTTAGTCCAGCCATCAAATCTGCATGAGATTCTATTCGGTGGGTCAGAATCAAAATGGTACTTTGATCCACTCGAGCCATGACGTGACCCTATTGTACCATATGCCCAGGTCTGCAGAATGGAGCAGACCCTTTTTGTTGTGAATAATAATGAGGACATATTTTTTTTcgtattgttttatttgttgcatTGAGTGTGAGGAAGGTAAAATGGCTtagtaaaagtaataaaatcagtACAATCACTAACTTTTCTATGTATATTATTTTGCAGTATAGATGAATATTACTAATTGATTTGATTCTTCTCAGAGGGTGCTGCTgtttaatgaaaaggaaaatgatagcTAATGGTTTTCCCCCCACTCTGCTTTCTATAACCAATCAGTATTTTAATGTTTGTGCgttctttataaaatttagagTTGGTTGATTCATTGTCGAACTCTGTTTCCAATATTGGTATGTATGTAAAACATGATACAGCCATTTTTTCATACAtgagtataaataaaatagtatttttaaaagtatagtttgTAGTTTGAGCACTATATagttctcccccaacccccagactTCTTTCAGAAgtttaaagaatataattaattCACTCTTTTCAACCACATGAATAAGTAATGAGTGGATCTTGTAAATACTGGTTTGGAGATGGTTTTACCTAGCATAAAGTGTCAGTTGGAAAATAAACCTCATTCAAGAGCCTAATTTAATCACTGAAATTGGTATCACACTTCTGGAATATGCCCTTTATATTCAAGCATGCAGCCCATCATTTGAGGTTGTTAATTTCCTCCTAGCTACTTTGACAGGCAGTTGTCACTGGTACAGTTCAATACACGTACATTGAATCCCTCCTGTGTGCCATTCACCAGAGCTACCGCATTGCAGAATTCTAAGGAGCACAACTCACATGGCATTTCTGTGCTACCGGCGCGTGTGTGTCAGGTGCAGTGTGTGCGAATGCAGCTCCCTGGAGTTGTGGAGTCGGGTAGTCGGGCACTGCCTGTTTGCTGCttgctttctcttccctccctcactccctccttccaCCCTATATGATAGGAGactaaaaagaatttaaagctcAGTAAATGAAACAAGTATATGAAATGCTGTGCTAAAGGATGCTGTAGAAACAGAATGGGGGCATTTAAATTGGGCAAGAACAACAGCCTTTACAAAGAAATAGGGGCAAGAGATATGTTTTACCTGCAGGGATGTAAAAATAGTTAATTGTTAAAACCTAATGAAGATTAGACACACCCATTAAAATCTAGGATTTCCATTACCTGGAGGATTATTTATTTAGTAGCGTCCAGGAAATTTTTGCCAATGCAATGGTTCATGAATCAAGAAGTAGGTTTTTTATAAACGAGGAGACCAAACTTGAATTGTAATTAATAATTATGTTGCTAAAAACCCCAAGAAAGAACACTAATAAATGGGGATCTTAACCTTTACATGGTGAATACTGctattaaaatttctatttgacGGTATAATGAATTATTCTACAgttcattaggaaaaaataaggtgaaattaataaatttttgaaaaggtaatATAGAACTAGATTAACTCTTTCTAAAAAATTGTGTAAAACTAGGTACACAATTAGACAAATCAGTGGAATGGAATAACCCAGGAACAGACTTTAGTACATACATATGAGGacttaaaacataaagataacaTAAGTCAATAGGGAAAGGATTATTCAATAAGTAGGGCAGGCGTTTTTTTAATGCCCTGCGGGTGGAAGTGAAAATTGTTATACCCTTTATGAAGGACATTGGGCAACCTATCAAACTTTCAAATGCATATAACCTTGATCCAGTGTattaggattctccagagaaacaatccacagacaatattttatttaggtagtcaagttgacacaaaattaaccatcacacccaaaaattccacttctaggtatttatcctaCTGATGCATTTGGATATGTGCAAATTACATGTTTATGAGACTATTGATTGCAGTTTGATAATACCAAAAGATTGTAAACTACCTAAAATATCCATCATAAATAGAGTGACCATATGTTCTGGTTTTTTAAACGGTACCAGTTTATACCTGCTCTTCTTGGTATAATTATTAGAGCTCCTTTCAACTCTCAAGTGTcccatttttaagtaaattatatggtcaccctaATCATTAAGGATTGAATAACTACATTTGCccaatggaaaaaagaatgaagacttTAGGTACTGAGATGGAGTGATCTCTAAGACATAATCTTCAATGAGGAAAGCATGGTGTGAAACGGTGTGGTATGCTACAATTATGtattagaagataaaatatattgtGTATTTATGTTTGCTTGTATATGATAAACTATCTCTGTAGATACACAGAACCTGGTCATGTTGGTAGCCCCCATGGAGTGGACTACGTTCATGGGGGGCAGGGATCCCAGGAGTGAGCCTTTCACTGTAaacttctttatactttttgaatttttattcaaaaataatattaaataaattaataaaatatttcagcaagcaaaatttctaataaaatgatGAGATATTTGGGGAAGAATGTATCAGTCAGAGCTTGCCAAAGAAACAACCGGtaggatatatatgtataaggTTTATTTCAAGGAACTGGTTTATGTGATTGTAGGAACTGGCAGGTCCAAAATCTGTAAGGCCCGGAAAATCTCAGGAGTGGAGGCTTCAGTCTTACGGCAGAATTTCTTCCCCTTGGGAACCTCCGTTTTGCTCTTAAGGCCCTTCAGttgattggacgaggcccacccacattatggaagATAATATCTTACTTAAATTCACTGGATTATAGATGTTAAGcatatctacaaaatacctttatAGCAGCATCTAGATTCATGTCCAAATGAGTGACTGGGAGGCCTAGCCAAGAAGACGCATAAAACTAACCTTCGCAGTCTACCTTTGTCAGCACATGTACACATCTTACAGCATATTTgatttccaaataaagaaaataaccaagTCGTACTTCTCTTAATATGGTACTACTATTCTGAGTACAACTGAGGACATGTTAACCCTTTCTCCAGAAGAGGATGCAAAGTCCGTGGGAGCTGTTCACTTTTCTCCTTGATACACTTTAAATACTGTGATGTTAACTATTTTTGATATGTTAGAGGATAAGAAAAGATATTTgcttcatatgtgtgtgtgtacatatttgaTACGTGTACACAAAGTacataacaaaataagaaatacaatcGCAGTGCTTGTTTCTCCAACCAGGTATGTGGTTGTAGCTGATTTATTACCTTTCGTTACTCATCCCATTTTCCCTCTGCCCTCAGCAAGCACCTCAGCTGGTTGTGGCTCTTTGCTTAGTGGGGTGATCCAAACCTTCAAATTCCTGA of the Rhinolophus sinicus isolate RSC01 linkage group LG02, ASM3656204v1, whole genome shotgun sequence genome contains:
- the LAMTOR3 gene encoding ragulator complex protein LAMTOR3 isoform X1, yielding MPLPLYFGLRPWGLGRRSGLSVEGLHAIVVSDRDGVPVIKVANDNAPEHALRPGFLSTFALATDQGSKLGLSKNKSIICYYNTYQVVQFNRLPLVVSFIASSNANTGLIVSLEKELAPLFEELRQVVEVS
- the LAMTOR3 gene encoding ragulator complex protein LAMTOR3 isoform X2, translated to MADDLKRFLYKKLPSVEGLHAIVVSDRDGVPVIKVANDNAPEHALRPGFLSTFALATDQGSKLGLSKNKSIICYYNTYQVVQFNRLPLVVSFIASSNANTGLIVSLEKELAPLFEELRQVVEVS